CTCCTCTAACACGGTTGCCTGCTGGTTGGTGACTGTCTCTTGAGTTAAGGCGGGGCGAATGAAGCGGTCGGCCTCCAGCCATAGGGCAAGTTCGAGTGCTTCGGATGGAATAGTCAGATAGTAGTTGGTGAAATCGAAGAAGGTGGAGGCATTAAATTGACCGCTGAGTGAGCTCATTGTCTGGGCATAGCTATCGCCGGGGGCATTTTTACTTCCCTTAAACAACATGTGTTCAAAAAGGTGCGCATAACCGGTTTGTCCCGACACTTCATCTCTGGAGCCTACACTGAACTGGCTGGCAATAGACACGCTCAAGGTGTTTTCTAAGGCAAGTAATCTGATCTGCAGCCCGTTGTCTAAGGTCTGGTAGTTTATCTTTTGCTCTAGATGGTAAAGAGGCGCTGCCAGCTGATTTAGGTTCAACTCATCAGCTAAGGTGTTTGGGCTTATAAAAGCGCATAGGCACCAACAGCAGGTTAGCAGGCAATATTTTAGACTGAATTCCGTTTTCATTTTATCGCTTAATCTGGCAGTTATAGGCTATTTTATAACAGCTTTTTATCTAGTAGGGTTAGCCTTCTAGGCTCAACTAGCGTTTATTTAAGTCTCAATTTGTTAATTTAGGGGCGAGCATCTGGGGGCAGGTTTAGGCTCGCGGGAGTTGGCTATCTCCCGCTATCTAGTGCAAATTATTTATATAGCGATGGATCATCCTGATTAGGACGTGTCTTGAAGCGACGGTGTAGCCACATATACTGGCTGGGACTGCGATTGATGATGCCTTCGATGATCTTATTGCCTCGCTTAGCATCTATAACCTCATTTTCACCAGGGAAGTTATCTAGGGCTGGCATGATCTCTATGGTGTAGCCTTTATCATCGGCGTTACGGACCACACTGAAGGGTAATACCTTAGCCTTGCCCAAGCGTGCCAAGGTGGTGGCACCTGTGATCGTCGCCGCTTCTTGCATGGCGAAGAAGGGAATAAATGTGGCACTAGAGCGGCCAAAATCTTGATCTGCCGTGTACCAGATAACATCCGGACTGCGAAGGCAACGTATCATCTGCCGCAGATCCCGTTTAGATACCAGAGCCTTATTGGAACGCAGACGTCCCTTGACCTGTAGGTATTCCATCACAGCATTGTTATGGGGGCGATAGACACCTACGCCGGGTTGAAACTGGCCAAATACTCTCGCGCCCATCTCTAGGGGCAGGCAATGTACGGCGAACAGGATAACGCCATGGCCGTCAGAGAGTGTGTTTTCGACATGTTGCTGGCCTTTGATGCTCATGTGGCTTTGCACTTTGGCATCGGACCACCACCAGGCATTGATGGTATCGAAGATGGCCTTACCGGTCTCTTCAAAATTACGGTTCAGCAAGTCTTGTCGTTCACTTGCGCTCATCTCGGGGAAGCAAAGTTCCAAATTACGCTTGGCAGTATTGACTCGACTGCCCATGACGGCTTTCGCTAAGCGCCCTATGAGGCTACCTAGTTTCATCTGTATCGATAGGGGCAGCAGCTGTGTCAGGCGCATCAAACCCACACCGAACCAGAGTAGCCAATATTTGGGGTGAAATAGATGAGTCGAAAATTGGGCTTTTTCTACCACGGAAAACTCTAAAATTAAAAAAATTAGCGCTCATTCTAACGTAATTAATCTGGTAAAAGTTGAAAACTTGCCGAATATTGCCACTGATACTGGTCAATAAAATTAGGTACAATCGAGGATTAATTCTACAGATTAAGATACGCGTGTTATGAAGGTTTCTCTGGGTGTATTTGCAAAATCTAAATTCATGCTTGGTAGGGGCTATTTGAGCATTGAAGTCATCAGCGACAATAAGGTTGAATTGTGATTTTACTGGCACTGGTTTTTAGCTCCAGCTTTTATTGGAGTGATGTTGGCTCTAAGCAAGCACTTGTGTGTCAGGTGACAGAGTTGGAATCATGCCTGACTCACTTGCCTGCTAAAGTCAGGCAACAATTGCCGCCAACTATCGATAGCCTTAATCATGCAATGGCTCGAAGAGGGGCCATGGTGTTACCTCTGGTAGATACAGATATATCGGGCCTGATACTCATCTCACCTTCTCAGATCCCAGATTCGATATTAGTGGAACTCTCAGGGAAACTGCATTCTTTCCCCTTAGTTGAGCAGCCAAAATTGACTCTATGGCATGAACTCGGTCATCTGCAAGGGGGAGATTTAGTAGATAAGGGATTGATGGGGGAGCTTAGCGATTATCAACATGAATGGGTGGCTGACTGCTATCTGGTCTGGCGCTCGGCGAGAGAAAAGCAAGGCTTGGATTTAGCCTGGCAGCAATATCACAGAAGAAATATCGATGTGATGAAAGATGTGTCTTTTATGTCTCATTGGACTGTGCCTGTGTTATCTCAGCTGTTAAGCCGTTATAGCCTAGAGGAGTTAAATCAGTTTGAAACATTCGCAGCTTTGATGAGTGATTTCTTGCCACAAGTAAAACAAGCAAACCAAGATACTCTGGATGAGTTTTCCAGCTTAATACATAGAAGTTTCAGTACTCAGGCATCCTTACATCTTCCCAGTTATATCTATTGGCGTAAACCTGCCCTGCGACGTTATTTCGAGCCCAGCTTAGTGAGCTTGCTTGGAAGAGATGGCGCTAACCTTTGGCTTAAAGATAAAAGCCTGTAAGCGGGATTTTTAAGCTGAATGTTTTTAAGTCGAATAAGTGATTCTAGATAGTCTGTATGGGTTCTCCTACTTCTCCTACTTCTCCTACTTCTCAAATCGGTATATGACTCAATAACTAAGTATGTTACTTACTCAGTAAGCAGGGATGTTTAAGCTGAATGCCTTAATTCGAATAAGTGGTTTGAGATATTCAGGATAAGTTATCTATTCTTCTTGCTTCTCTTGCCTAATAGCATCTGGTTAATCGAGCTAGGTATCTAGTTACAGATTTGATATGACCCCGGTAAAGTGGACACGGATTTTCAAGCTGAACCTTAGCTGAATAAGTATTCGATATCTCATTAATAAGCTTAGTTACTCAGGTATTAACCTAACTGGTTTGATAGCATCTATTTGGGCTATAAGGTACCAAACTAAGATTAGGGGAGCTGTCATGGCTAAACGTTCGAAAGCGCAAACAGAGCTAACAATAAAGCAGATTTTGGATGAGGCGTTACAGCAAGTTTTATCCATCGGCTATGAGTCTATGTCTTATACCACCTTGTCAGAGGCGACCGGTATCAGTCGCACAGGCATCAGCCATCATTTTCCTCGTAAACTTGAGTTCTTGATACGATTAGATGCCGATATAGTGGGACTCTTTATTCATGAGTTGGATTTTTCGACACCCGCGGCATTAGAGGGCTCTTGGATGAAGGCGCTGAAAAATCATCGTTTTTGCGCCATCCTACGTCTATTTTTTAGTTTGTGTGGTTATTCCGGTAAAGATACCAGTCTGTTTAAGGCGATCGATATCGCCAGAGATAAGGCTATATCAAGCTTGGGCTTAAAAGGTGAGGGTGTATTCAATGATCTGCTGGGGAGGAGTGCCGTGGTATTGCTCTCCAGAGACTATGGTATTGAGGTAGAGGCTGCATAGCTAGTTAGACATAAAAGGTGCTAGTTGCACCTTTTTTATTTAATGCTTCGACTCAGGTCATCTCGCATTATCAATGGTTACGTAGCACCAAGCTAGGGTTAAAGTTTATATGACCCTCACTGTCTATGGTAACCAGCAGACCATCTTGTCTCGCCACTGCGGTGTTTTCATTCTTAGATTGTCTTACGAATAACAGTTGGTAGCCAAGTTTTGCCAAGGTATAAAACGCAAATCTTTGGGCCGTAGATAGCTTATGCCAATGTTGGTCTATATGAGCCTGAGCTATCCTTCTATCATCGAAGTCAGTGAAAGAACTGATGGCAGATGTTTGCATATTAACAACTCCTTGTTATTCACTCATGGGCATCCCTGAATGCAGACTCAATATAACCAGTTGGCGATATTTTATGCAAGTTGGTTTGTGGTTTTTTGGTCGATGGACGGAGAACACAATGTTCTATTATCAGAAAGGAGCCTTTTTCACATTTATTTCAGTTGGTTAATCATGGTCTCTATTATGGTTTCATTTGTAAAGCTTAGGGTGTAGGCCTAGTAGATATGTGGCAGCTCAGCTATCCTCCCGTGAGTTTTAGTCCAATCGACTCAATAAGTGCGATGGGCTATGTATTTACTGAGCGAATGTTACAAATAAGGAGTGTTACAGAATATGGAGATCAAACCTAAGCCTCAACCGGCTAACGAACCGCTAAAACGTTTCCCGCAATTAGATAATCGTGAACTGGTAAAAACCAGCTTTTGGATTAGCCAGGTCTTTATGATTATCGCGACTATAGTCGGTGTCTATCTCGCGGCCCAAGAAGGTCTGTCTCAAGCGCTGGCCTTTGATAATTTGACCAATAAACAGAATAACTATTACTTGCGTCATGCACTTTACGATGAAGTCAGTGATAACGTTAATATCATCAATGATTATGCTGACTTGATATCGGAGACATCCCCCCATGACATCAAGGCCGTACATCCAAGCATGGCCACCTTTATCTGGGATAACATGCGATTTTCTGCCTATACCTTAGAAACTCCAACCAAGATATTGTCTGAAACTAGGCGCTTCTATATGGGGGCTGATGAGATTATCACTAAGGTTGAGACGCGCTTCTATGGGGCTAAATTTGGTGCCGAACAGCTTAAGAAGCTGACTATTAAGGTATCGGAGCAGACGTTGCCGTCATTGAAAGAGAACTATTTAGCACTAGCGCTAGAACTGAAACAAGCAAAAATCATCGTCGAATAAAAGGATTTTAAGATGAGTATGAAATGCCCTGGGTGCAGTGCTACCCAAATGAAAGTGTATGACTTTCATGGTGAGGAGGTCGATAGCTGTCAAGACTGTGGTGGTATTTGGTTTGAAAATGGAGAGCTTAACCGTGCCCTATCTAAGGCTGATAATGGTGACGACAGTGTCCGTGTCGAAGAAACTTTAGGCCAACATTTAGGCGGCTCTAATCGTCAATGTGATCAATGTGACAGTGCCATGGCGCGTTACTACCTAATGGATGGATATCAGATAGAGGTCGATGTTTGTCACAGCTGTAGCGGTGTTTGGATTGATGAGGCTGAAAGAACTAAAGTGGTGCAATCACCCAGAGTGAAAGCCCTATTATCCGAGTTGGATGCAAAAATTAGCACTAAGACCTGGCTGTTTCAGTTTCTTTCGCAGATGCCGGTTGAATTTAATATTAAACCTAAGCGCCGCCCAGTAATAACTTACCTTTTACTTGCCTTGAATATCATGATTTTTGCCGCCTATGGCTTCAATTATGAGATGACAGATCGCGTATTCGATAACTTTGCCATGCGAGCCAGCGATATTGTCGACGGTAATCATGTCTGGACCTTGTTGAGTCATATGTTCCTCCATGGTGACTTGATGCATCTGGCTGGCAACATGTATTTTCTTTATGTGGTGGGTGACAACTTAGAGGATTCTTTAGGCCGTATGCGATTCTTAGGGCTTTATCTCTTATGTGGTTTTGCCGCTGCGGCAGCCCAGATTATGGCTGATCCGACTTCGGGTATCTATATGGTAGGTGCAAGCGGGGCTATCGCTGGTTTATTTGGCATGTATCTACTGTGGTTCCGTCATGCCAGCCTGACTTTCATGTTTGTTATCTATCAGAAGAAATTGAGTCCCATGGCATTTTTTACCATTTGGCTAGCCTTTAACATTCTCGGTATGCTGATGGCTGGAGAAGGCGTGGCCTATTGGGCGCATATCGGCGGTTTTGCTGCCGGGCTTGTCATAGGCTTACTGATGAAACATAAGGTTATGGAGACTAATCCTATCTTGGCCATGCTCAACGAACCTGAAGTTAAAGTGACCAGATAAACATATTTCAGGACGGGACACTCTAAGTAATAGAAAAGGCTGCAGTTGCAGCCTTTTCTATTACTGGTTTCGAGTCTTGTTTTTACACTGCCACTATGGACAGTTACTTTAATAGTGATTTTCTGATTGAATTCCCGATTATTTTTCCGGTTGAGTTTTGATTAAAGAGCTTGTTTATGCTGATAAGCAACGAGCCATAGTCTTATAAAGGTATGCAAAAAATATGGATATGAAAGAATGCCTCTGGTCGCAAAAGAGTGCAGAAGAGCCTATTACTGTGATTGTTGGTGGTGGTGTTTCCGGCCTCTATGCCGCATGGAAATTAGGAGCAGCAGGTAAGAGAGTTGTATTAGTGGAAGCTTCTCCTGACCGCATTGGAGGAAGAATTGAAACCATAGAGTTGGAAGGGTTTACCGCCGAATTTGGTCCAATGCGTTTCGAGCCCACATTGCAACCTACCTTTGATAACCTGATTAAGTCTCTGGATATCGAATATATAGACTTTGTTGGCCCAACAGCTGAAAAAATGGAGTTTCCTAAGTACGACGTACTCCCGGAAGAAAGTGACATGGACGCCCTGACACTTTTAAAAAGAGGCATCATGCTTATCATGGGGCAAGAGCCAAACGATCAGGATTGGATAGATAAGCAAACGGAAGACGATTATCGACGCTGGAGAAAACATCAGAAATTAAAAGGCCGGAATTTATGGCAAATGGGCTTTTGGAATGCATTAAGTGCCGATGGGGTACTCAGCCATCAGGCGCTAATGAAGGTGAGAGACACGGGCACTTTCTACCATATGATCCCGGAAAATCTCAATGCAATAGAATGGATAATTTGGTGGATGCGTGCATTGAAAACTGTGGGCCAAGACCTAGTCAGTATAAAAGGCGGCACAGCAAAAATAACCGATACCTTGTTGTCTAAGCTACAAGCCATGCCTAATGTTGATATATTTCAAGGATATGAGCTGCTTTCATTTAATGAATGTCATGAACAGCAGCAATATATTGAACTGTTTTTTAACCACCGCCGGGAAAAAGTGAAGGCTTACGCAGATAGGTTGATCTTGGCCTTGCCGCAACTGCCATTGAAAAAACTGGGTCGCTCACTTCCGCCACATGTCGAGGACTTGCTTGATACCGTAAATGGTTTTGCCATGCTGAAAATCTTTTTTGTCACCGACACCCCTTGGTGGAATTACGACCAAAAACCACAACAATACTCTAATAGAATGCCCACTCGAGAGTTGCATTATTATCGCCGTGACAACGCAGAAGAAAGCGATGGTTACGGTATGGTTATGCTTTACACCGACAGGCCAGCGACCGAGTTTTGGCGACATTATGTGGTCGATCAAAATAATCATGATCGCGCAGAAATGGACAAGAATAACGAACTGGTCAATGAGTTTGCTAAATTTATTGCTCGGGATGTTAAGCATGAACTCACCTCTGATGACAGTGGCAAGCCACTGAATCTGACACCTTATGCCATAGAGCTTTTCTCCAATGCAACATTGGATGAGGCGGCTGAGATGATTCGTCGCTCGATTATTACCTATGGTATTCATGACTGGGCTTGTGAGCCTTTTGGTGCAGCGAATCATGGTTGGAAACCTAATGTGCAGTCATGGAAGGTCCAGCAAACGCTAAAAAGCTTCTCTCTTGGCTCGGGCCGCAATAACGTTCATATTTGTGGTGAGGCATATTCCGATTATCACGGATTTGTGGAAGGTGCCCTGAACTCAGTCCACCTGGTTATTGATGATCTACTCGAGGCATAAATGTTTCACTTGGTTTGAGGTTCGTTGCCTTGAATAAGTGTTTATAGTGTCATGAGTTAGATGTCGAAAAAGAGCTAGGGCGATAAAATCGCACTAGCTCTTTTTCGTTTCAATCAGTTATGACTATCTATTAGCAACTATTAGAAGTGCCACTGTAGGTATAAGGCCTGATAGTTACTGCCGCCACCGATTCGGCCAAAGGCTGAGCTCTTCTCATAGATGCCAGATCTGTGGTGTATGCTGTAACCCATCCACATCTTGTCCATGGCGCGGCGATTAAACAGGTCACCCATATTCACATCTAAGGAAAAATTCAGATAGTTGAGTAGTTTGGATGGCCTATAACCTTTCTCTTCCAGCTCAGAGCCTTCTATATAGGTGACACTAGAAGTATAGGATAGACCCTCAGCTACGCCCAGACGCCATCTTGGGCCTAATTCAAAGGTATAGAAGGCCTTAATGGCAACAACACCTTCGGCCAAATTATTCTGTACTTGAGAGTCGTGGTGCCACACTAAGCCAGGAGTGAAGTAGAGCTCTATGGGAAAGTTAAATAGGCTGTCGGTGAGACGGGTACCGTAGAAAACTGAGGTGAGTTGATTATTGTAAGGATCTGTCTGGGTCTGCCAAGAGAAGATCGCGCT
This portion of the Shewanella violacea DSS12 genome encodes:
- a CDS encoding LpxL/LpxP family Kdo(2)-lipid IV(A) lauroyl/palmitoleoyl acyltransferase — translated: MVEKAQFSTHLFHPKYWLLWFGVGLMRLTQLLPLSIQMKLGSLIGRLAKAVMGSRVNTAKRNLELCFPEMSASERQDLLNRNFEETGKAIFDTINAWWWSDAKVQSHMSIKGQQHVENTLSDGHGVILFAVHCLPLEMGARVFGQFQPGVGVYRPHNNAVMEYLQVKGRLRSNKALVSKRDLRQMIRCLRSPDVIWYTADQDFGRSSATFIPFFAMQEAATITGATTLARLGKAKVLPFSVVRNADDKGYTIEIMPALDNFPGENEVIDAKRGNKIIEGIINRSPSQYMWLHRRFKTRPNQDDPSLYK
- a CDS encoding TetR family transcriptional regulator, with product MAKRSKAQTELTIKQILDEALQQVLSIGYESMSYTTLSEATGISRTGISHHFPRKLEFLIRLDADIVGLFIHELDFSTPAALEGSWMKALKNHRFCAILRLFFSLCGYSGKDTSLFKAIDIARDKAISSLGLKGEGVFNDLLGRSAVVLLSRDYGIEVEAA
- a CDS encoding rhomboid family intramembrane serine protease; its protein translation is MSMKCPGCSATQMKVYDFHGEEVDSCQDCGGIWFENGELNRALSKADNGDDSVRVEETLGQHLGGSNRQCDQCDSAMARYYLMDGYQIEVDVCHSCSGVWIDEAERTKVVQSPRVKALLSELDAKISTKTWLFQFLSQMPVEFNIKPKRRPVITYLLLALNIMIFAAYGFNYEMTDRVFDNFAMRASDIVDGNHVWTLLSHMFLHGDLMHLAGNMYFLYVVGDNLEDSLGRMRFLGLYLLCGFAAAAAQIMADPTSGIYMVGASGAIAGLFGMYLLWFRHASLTFMFVIYQKKLSPMAFFTIWLAFNILGMLMAGEGVAYWAHIGGFAAGLVIGLLMKHKVMETNPILAMLNEPEVKVTR
- a CDS encoding flavin monoamine oxidase family protein, which codes for MDMKECLWSQKSAEEPITVIVGGGVSGLYAAWKLGAAGKRVVLVEASPDRIGGRIETIELEGFTAEFGPMRFEPTLQPTFDNLIKSLDIEYIDFVGPTAEKMEFPKYDVLPEESDMDALTLLKRGIMLIMGQEPNDQDWIDKQTEDDYRRWRKHQKLKGRNLWQMGFWNALSADGVLSHQALMKVRDTGTFYHMIPENLNAIEWIIWWMRALKTVGQDLVSIKGGTAKITDTLLSKLQAMPNVDIFQGYELLSFNECHEQQQYIELFFNHRREKVKAYADRLILALPQLPLKKLGRSLPPHVEDLLDTVNGFAMLKIFFVTDTPWWNYDQKPQQYSNRMPTRELHYYRRDNAEESDGYGMVMLYTDRPATEFWRHYVVDQNNHDRAEMDKNNELVNEFAKFIARDVKHELTSDDSGKPLNLTPYAIELFSNATLDEAAEMIRRSIITYGIHDWACEPFGAANHGWKPNVQSWKVQQTLKSFSLGSGRNNVHICGEAYSDYHGFVEGALNSVHLVIDDLLEA